The Stomoxys calcitrans chromosome 3, idStoCalc2.1, whole genome shotgun sequence genome includes a region encoding these proteins:
- the LOC131996387 gene encoding uncharacterized protein LOC131996387, which translates to MDDQDARTINQQIENIYSNLNNVTYTLSHEHSINFKMIERFNNITSHINNEQHTIERYMLSTTNKIKQEEDILLQTQYLNQINYNIDLLTHHLTNIAEAVVLSKLNIISRFLLSPEELENIEVKLKQKNIEVRSIENIYEMLGMQAYYNETNIIFNILVPNVSEEDYFLYHIIPLPINITKLIITEPYILFNENSTHHHKTLCPSIEGTYYCGIPIRQEETKYSLCIGNLINNKEANCPISDVGKRESITQVEQNLILFIHSPETLINSTCSIKTLTVKDTALVRFQNCDVSINGITYHDDTDAYWDQLHIPPLPNSNISVNSTIEILSLQKLEDFNFLTNNRISNLEITTTTVHSVTTTTTLPITPTTTSSLWPSLYLKGGGVTTPTLLSPPKPVTTPTLLSPPKPPRTLTY; encoded by the exons ATGGATGACCAAGACGCTAGAACAATAAATCAACAGATAGAAAACATTTACTCAAACCTAAACAACGTTACATATACACTTTCACACGAACATTCAATCAACTTTAAAATGATTGAAAGATTCAATAACATAACATCCCACATAAATAACGAACAGCACACAATAGAAAGATACATGTTGAGCacaactaataaaataaaacaggaaGAGGACATACTATTACAAACACAATACCTCAACCAGATAAACTACAACATCGACCTTCTAACACACCACTTAACAAACATAGCTGAGGCAGTAGTTCTGTCAAAACTAAATATAATTTCAAGATTCCTCCTCAGCCCGGAAGAACTCGAAAACATAGaagtcaaattaaaacaaaaaaatattgaagtcagatctatcgaaaatatttatgaaatgctAGGCATGCAAGCCTACTACAATGaaacaaatatcatttttaaTATTCTTGTACCGAATGTCTCTGAAGAAGACTATTTTCTATACCACATAATTCCTTTACCAATAAACATAACTAAGTTAATAATAACAGAACCATATATATTGTTTAATGAAAATTCCACACACCATCACAAAACACTTTGCCCATCGATCGAAGGAACATATTATTGCGGTATACCGATCCGACAGGAAGAAACCaaatactcgttatgtattggaAACTTAATAAACAATAAAGAAGCAAATTGCCCAATTAGTGACGTTGGAAAAAGGGAATCGATCACACAAGTGGAACAAAacctaatactttttatacactcACCAGAGACACTAATAAATTCTACTTGCAGTATCAAAACTCTCACAGTAAAAGACACAGCCCTTGTGCGTTTCCAGAACTGTGACGTCTCAATAAATGGTATAACATACCACGATGATACCGATGCATATTGGGATCAACTCCACATACCCCCGTTACCAAACAGCAACATTTCCGTAAACTCCACAATCGAAATACTTAGTCTTCAAAAACTCGAGGATTTCAACTTTCTAACCAACAACAGAATTAGCAACCTGGAAATAACCACTACAACAGTTCACTcagtcacaacaacaacaacatta CCTATCACTCCGACCACAACATCTTCATTGTGGCCGTCGCTCTATCTTAAGGGGGGAGgagttacgacacccaccttattgtctccaccaaaaccagttacgacacccaccttattatctccaccaaaaccaccgAGAACGTTAACctattga